The proteins below are encoded in one region of Cololabis saira isolate AMF1-May2022 chromosome 11, fColSai1.1, whole genome shotgun sequence:
- the LOC133454600 gene encoding placenta-specific gene 8 protein-like gives MAVTNQPGTYAPSDFQTGLLDFCDDCGTCCYGYFCFPCLGCSIASAMDECCLCGIGMPIRSVYRTRYNIRGSMCKDYLASTFCLLCSTCQLKRDIDLRKEQGIF, from the exons ATGGCTGTGACCAACCAACCGGGGACATATGCACCCTCTGATTTCCAGACGGGCCTACTTGACTTCTGCGATGACTGTGGAACCT GCTGCTATGGATATTTCTGCTTCCCATGCCTCGGCTGCTCCATCGCCAGTGCCATGGACGAGTGCTGCCTGTGCGGTATAGGCATGCCCATCAGGAGCGTGTACAGGACCAGATACAACATCAGA GGGTCGATGTGTAAGGACTACCTGGCCTCCACGTTCTGCCTCCTCTGCTCCACCTGCCAACTGAAGAGAGATATCGACCTCCGGAAGGAGCAGGGCATCTTTTGA